From a single Mycolicibacterium mengxianglii genomic region:
- a CDS encoding uracil-xanthine permease family protein: MIPLTWKPVESRTDPGFVVAPDERLSWPRTIGLGAQHVVAMFGATFLVPVLTGFPPATTLLFSGIGTILFLVITGNRLPSYLGSSFSVIAPVTAATAAAGTGSALGGLIAVGVLLILIGAVVHLAGTHWIDLILPPIVTGAIVALIGFNLAPAAKNNFVEGPLVGIVTLVLLVAALAFFRGILGRLAIFLAVAIGYVLALFLGDVDTSSIASAAWIGLPEFQAPTFTWAVLPMFLPAVIALVAENIGHVKSVGQMTGVDTDPLTGRALAADGIATVLAGAGGGSATTTYAENIGVMAATRVYSTAAYWVAGVAAILLALCPKVGATISAVPPGVLGGATIVLYGLVGVLGVRIWLTNNVDFSLPINQMTAAIALIIGIADFTWQIGNLTFTGIALGSIAALLVYHGMKGLAALRGRPTAPDVAPAEPLT, from the coding sequence ATGATTCCACTGACCTGGAAACCAGTAGAGAGCCGCACCGATCCCGGCTTCGTCGTCGCCCCCGACGAGCGGCTGAGTTGGCCGAGGACCATCGGCCTCGGGGCCCAGCACGTGGTGGCCATGTTCGGTGCGACGTTCCTGGTACCGGTGCTCACCGGTTTCCCGCCGGCCACCACCCTGCTGTTCTCGGGGATCGGGACCATCCTGTTCCTCGTCATCACCGGCAATCGGCTGCCGAGCTATCTCGGGTCCAGCTTCTCGGTGATCGCGCCTGTCACGGCGGCCACAGCAGCCGCGGGCACCGGCAGCGCGCTTGGCGGGTTGATCGCGGTGGGGGTGCTGCTGATCCTGATCGGCGCCGTGGTGCACCTGGCAGGCACCCACTGGATCGACCTGATCCTGCCGCCGATCGTCACCGGCGCCATCGTCGCGCTCATCGGTTTCAACCTGGCTCCGGCGGCGAAAAACAACTTCGTCGAAGGCCCGCTGGTGGGAATCGTCACCCTGGTCCTGCTGGTGGCTGCGCTGGCGTTCTTCCGGGGCATCCTCGGCCGACTGGCGATCTTCCTGGCCGTGGCGATCGGATACGTGCTGGCATTGTTCCTCGGCGATGTCGACACCTCGAGCATCGCCTCCGCCGCCTGGATCGGACTTCCCGAGTTCCAGGCGCCGACGTTCACCTGGGCGGTACTGCCGATGTTCCTGCCGGCGGTGATCGCACTGGTCGCCGAGAACATCGGCCACGTCAAGTCCGTCGGGCAGATGACCGGGGTGGACACCGATCCGCTGACCGGGCGGGCGCTGGCCGCCGACGGCATCGCCACCGTGCTGGCCGGCGCCGGTGGCGGGTCGGCCACCACGACTTATGCCGAGAACATCGGCGTGATGGCTGCCACCCGGGTGTACTCCACCGCGGCGTACTGGGTGGCAGGCGTCGCCGCGATCCTGTTGGCGCTGTGCCCGAAGGTCGGAGCGACCATCTCCGCGGTCCCACCCGGCGTGCTCGGCGGGGCGACTATCGTGCTGTACGGCCTGGTGGGTGTGCTCGGTGTGCGGATCTGGCTGACCAACAACGTCGACTTCTCGCTACCGATCAACCAGATGACCGCGGCCATCGCATTGATCATCGGCATCGCCGACTTCACCTGGCAGATCGGCAATCTCACCTTCACCGGCATTGCGCTGGGGTCGATCGCCGCGCTGCTGGTCTACCACGGCATGAAGGGGCTGGCCGCGCTGCGGGGACGTCCCACCGCGCCGGACGTGGCCCCCGCCGAACCGTTGACGTGA
- a CDS encoding DDE-type integrase/transposase/recombinase — translation MPQKDRAYPSRIPKADRSVIAAVITAGWAAGQSVDHSFASCWDDGLMLASRRSWWRIATTIEDQSARPVAPTRRSGHTTPRPVPVLKATGPNQIWSWDITDLRTPWRGMAFKAYSIIDIYSRKIVGCRVEERECDQLAVDMFEDAFAEHGLPQAVHADSGPAMRSTLLKDLLSGLGVDQTHNRPRVSNDNPFSESEFRTMKYRPNYPGAFDDLDAARAWVGAYMPWYNQHHRHSGIALFTPAEVHNGSWVQNWQQRDDVQQAYYATHPERFRNRPQTPAPSTIVGINLPTKNQPDRLQAA, via the coding sequence GTGCCGCAGAAAGATCGGGCTTACCCGTCACGGATCCCGAAAGCCGACCGCTCAGTGATCGCGGCGGTGATCACCGCCGGCTGGGCGGCCGGCCAGTCAGTGGATCACTCGTTCGCCTCCTGCTGGGATGACGGCCTGATGCTCGCGTCACGGCGGTCCTGGTGGCGAATCGCGACGACCATCGAAGATCAAAGTGCGCGTCCAGTCGCACCGACGCGGCGCTCGGGTCACACAACACCGAGGCCTGTGCCGGTACTCAAAGCAACAGGACCAAACCAGATTTGGAGCTGGGACATCACCGATCTGCGCACCCCCTGGCGCGGTATGGCATTCAAGGCGTATTCGATCATCGACATCTACTCCCGCAAGATCGTGGGCTGTCGCGTCGAGGAACGCGAATGCGACCAGCTCGCCGTCGACATGTTCGAAGACGCCTTCGCCGAACATGGCCTGCCGCAGGCCGTGCATGCCGACTCCGGACCGGCGATGCGGTCGACCTTGCTCAAAGATCTCTTATCCGGTCTCGGTGTCGACCAGACCCACAACCGGCCCCGGGTCAGCAATGACAACCCGTTCTCCGAATCAGAGTTCCGCACCATGAAGTACCGGCCGAACTATCCGGGCGCCTTCGATGACCTCGACGCCGCCCGCGCCTGGGTCGGCGCCTACATGCCCTGGTACAACCAGCACCACCGCCACAGCGGCATCGCCCTGTTCACCCCGGCAGAAGTCCACAACGGATCATGGGTGCAGAACTGGCAGCAACGCGACGACGTTCAACAGGCCTACTACGCCACCCACCCCGAACGGTTCCGAAACCGCCCACAGACCCCAGCGCCCAGCACCATCGTCGGCATCAACCTCCCCACCAAAAATCAACCCGACCGACTCCAAGCAGCTTGA
- a CDS encoding FAD-dependent oxidoreductase — MLEARPTALADLTSFVPGRVHLPGSDDYSRGVAIWNGAVTARPAAVARPRSSDEVQQIVRFAREHDLALTVRGGGHDWAGRALNDGGLVVDLSGMRQVRVDPVAREAVVDGGATADDVVRAAESHGLTAATGTVGDVGMVGFTLAGGYGPLNGIAGLGVDNLIEAQVVLADGRSVTATEATEPDLFWALRGGGGNFGVVTRIRLRLHPVGAVTTGVLVFPWQQANHVLRGYDALIPSMPDHLTVQSGVISTPDGQPAVFLAPTWVGDSEEASSWIGEVSRLGSPVVEQVASMSPSLQLHLLDEMVPRGRSYELRTVNLAALSTGAIDALVRAGSTRTSPFSMVAIHHFHGASTRIGLADTAFGIRTPHFMVEIIAAWESGDATVHQDWAQALFDALRVDALPGGYPNLMGPNQRSQADAAYGPNAERLLDVKKQWDGANTFAATLLPSRR, encoded by the coding sequence ATGCTGGAAGCGCGCCCAACCGCCCTCGCAGATCTCACCAGTTTCGTTCCCGGGCGCGTACACCTTCCCGGCTCCGACGACTACTCGCGCGGCGTGGCTATCTGGAATGGTGCCGTCACGGCACGCCCAGCAGCTGTGGCGCGGCCACGATCCTCCGATGAAGTGCAGCAGATCGTCCGGTTCGCCCGTGAACACGACCTCGCGCTCACCGTCCGAGGCGGTGGACACGACTGGGCGGGCCGCGCCCTCAATGACGGCGGACTCGTCGTGGATCTGTCGGGTATGCGACAGGTGCGCGTCGACCCGGTGGCTCGTGAAGCGGTCGTCGACGGCGGGGCGACCGCTGATGACGTGGTTCGCGCCGCCGAGTCGCACGGGCTGACTGCCGCCACAGGAACCGTCGGAGACGTGGGCATGGTCGGCTTCACCCTCGCCGGGGGATACGGCCCCCTGAACGGGATCGCCGGACTCGGCGTCGACAACCTGATCGAGGCGCAGGTGGTCCTCGCGGACGGACGGTCGGTGACCGCGACCGAGGCCACTGAACCAGACCTGTTCTGGGCGTTGCGTGGCGGCGGTGGGAATTTCGGCGTGGTGACGCGCATTCGACTGCGGCTGCACCCGGTGGGTGCGGTGACGACGGGTGTGCTTGTGTTCCCGTGGCAGCAGGCCAATCACGTGCTGAGAGGGTACGACGCCCTGATCCCGTCGATGCCCGACCACCTCACGGTGCAGAGCGGTGTCATCTCCACTCCGGACGGTCAGCCGGCGGTGTTCCTCGCGCCGACCTGGGTCGGGGACTCCGAGGAGGCGTCGAGCTGGATCGGTGAAGTGAGCCGGCTCGGCAGCCCCGTCGTAGAACAGGTTGCGTCGATGTCCCCGAGCCTCCAGTTGCACCTGCTCGACGAGATGGTTCCCCGCGGCCGGTCCTACGAGTTACGCACGGTCAATCTCGCCGCGCTGTCGACGGGCGCCATCGATGCTCTGGTACGGGCCGGCTCGACGAGGACGAGTCCATTCAGCATGGTCGCCATTCACCACTTCCATGGTGCATCGACGCGGATCGGCCTCGCAGACACTGCGTTCGGCATCCGAACCCCGCACTTCATGGTCGAGATCATCGCGGCGTGGGAGTCCGGTGACGCTACGGTGCATCAGGATTGGGCGCAAGCACTGTTCGATGCGCTTCGCGTCGACGCCCTGCCCGGTGGTTATCCGAACCTGATGGGGCCGAACCAGCGCAGCCAGGCCGATGCCGCTTACGGGCCGAATGCGGAGCGGCTGCTCGACGTCAAGAAGCAGTGGGACGGTGCCAATACCTTTGCTGCGACGTTACTTCCGTCCCGACGCTGA